A single region of the Saprospiraceae bacterium genome encodes:
- the radA gene encoding DNA repair protein RadA produces the protein MAKAKTVFFCTNCGNEAPKWNGQCYACGAWNTYREEKVVAKTTQEETRDWRPDGQGRKSPVPIALSEIQSGTTDRLVTPDEELNRVLGGGIVPGSIILIGGQPGIGKSTLLLQLATRIPVKILYVSGEESEEQIKMRADRLGFLTDQCYILTETNTTKILRHAEEMQPQIIIADSIQTLASPHVESMPGSVAQIRECAGELQRFAKESNIAVFLIGHINKEGSIAGPKLLEHIVDTVLQFEGDRHYTYRILRTLKNRFGSTDEMGIYEMNAQGLREVSNASELLLSQIDEDLSGSTVAATMEGQRPMLIETQALVSSAVYGNPQRSATGFDLRRLSMLLAVLEKRGGFPLGQNDVFLNIAGGIKVDDPAIDLAILSALISSLEDISIPSNVCFAAEVGLSGEIRAVSRVEQRIQEAERLGFKEIYISKYNTKGLDTERYGIKVTTIGKIEELYHLLFE, from the coding sequence ATGGCAAAAGCCAAGACCGTTTTCTTTTGTACGAATTGCGGCAATGAAGCACCTAAATGGAATGGTCAATGTTATGCCTGTGGTGCCTGGAACACTTACAGGGAAGAAAAAGTGGTTGCAAAAACAACGCAAGAGGAAACCAGAGACTGGCGCCCCGATGGCCAGGGTCGAAAAAGCCCCGTTCCAATCGCCTTATCAGAAATACAATCAGGAACGACTGATCGATTGGTCACGCCTGATGAGGAACTCAACAGGGTGTTAGGAGGGGGCATCGTGCCTGGCTCTATTATTTTGATTGGAGGACAACCAGGAATTGGCAAATCCACCCTACTGCTGCAATTGGCCACCCGGATACCCGTCAAAATTTTATACGTTTCTGGAGAGGAAAGCGAGGAGCAAATCAAGATGCGGGCTGATCGCCTCGGCTTCCTTACAGATCAATGCTATATTCTAACGGAAACCAATACCACCAAAATACTGCGCCATGCCGAAGAGATGCAACCCCAAATCATTATTGCAGACTCCATTCAGACCCTGGCTTCTCCGCACGTAGAATCCATGCCTGGCAGCGTAGCTCAGATCCGGGAATGCGCTGGTGAACTGCAACGATTTGCAAAAGAAAGCAATATTGCCGTTTTCCTGATTGGCCACATCAACAAGGAGGGCTCCATCGCAGGCCCCAAATTGCTCGAACACATCGTTGATACCGTTTTGCAATTTGAAGGTGATCGACACTATACCTACCGCATTCTCAGAACCTTAAAGAACCGTTTTGGCTCTACAGACGAAATGGGTATTTACGAAATGAATGCACAAGGACTGAGGGAAGTCAGCAATGCCTCTGAACTGTTATTGTCGCAAATCGATGAAGACCTCAGCGGTAGCACGGTAGCCGCTACCATGGAAGGCCAACGACCGATGCTGATCGAGACCCAGGCACTGGTTAGCAGCGCTGTCTACGGCAACCCCCAACGCTCCGCCACCGGATTTGACCTTCGGCGGCTGAGTATGCTCCTCGCCGTCCTCGAAAAAAGAGGGGGATTTCCCCTGGGGCAAAATGATGTCTTTCTCAATATCGCAGGCGGCATCAAAGTGGATGATCCAGCCATTGACCTGGCTATTTTGAGTGCCTTAATTTCCTCTTTGGAAGACATTTCTATTCCATCTAATGTTTGCTTCGCAGCGGAGGTAGGCTTATCTGGCGAAATTCGCGCCGTTAGCCGGGTAGAACAACGGATACAAGAGGCCGAACGATTAGGCTTTAAAGAAATTTATATTTCTAAATATAATACCAAAGGGTTGGATACCGAACGTTATGGCATCAAGGTAACGACTATCGGAAAAATAGAGGAATTGTATCATTTGCTCTTCGAATAA
- a CDS encoding DinB family protein, whose amino-acid sequence MSAQKQIQGLIKRLENSYQGTPWYGNALLSSLRKISSERAKMQVKPGTKSIAALLRHMVAWRQFLIEHLQGNNTFDIELNSEIDWPSVDDLTWEELVEELEISQTNILHLLSQQEDSWLKEMVGNRTYNHRFLVEGVIQHDIYHLGQINLLNNLI is encoded by the coding sequence ATGTCTGCACAAAAACAAATCCAGGGACTGATCAAAAGACTAGAAAATAGCTATCAGGGGACCCCTTGGTATGGCAATGCGCTGCTGTCTTCCTTAAGGAAAATCAGCAGTGAGCGCGCTAAAATGCAGGTCAAGCCCGGCACCAAAAGCATCGCTGCCCTTCTTCGCCACATGGTGGCATGGCGCCAATTTTTGATTGAACACCTCCAAGGGAATAACACCTTTGACATTGAATTGAATAGTGAAATTGATTGGCCGTCTGTAGATGATTTAACGTGGGAAGAACTTGTAGAAGAACTGGAAATTTCTCAAACGAATATACTTCATTTACTGTCACAACAGGAGGATAGTTGGCTTAAAGAAATGGTGGGCAACCGTACCTACAATCACCGCTTCCTGGTAGAAGGTGTTATTCAGCATGATATTTATCATTTGGGGCAAATCAACCTGCTGAACAATCTGATATAA
- a CDS encoding thiol-disulfide oxidoreductase DCC family protein: MEKNVSPAHAIPRDKPILLFDGVCNLCNGFVQFLIKRDPNGQFRFTALQSEVGQQLLKEAGMAHNELSTVVLYNNGQFYTHSDVPLEVSWLLGSFWRIFYIFKWIPVSFRNAIYTWIASNRYRWFGQKASCMIPTPALKKRFL; the protein is encoded by the coding sequence ATGGAAAAAAACGTATCACCAGCCCACGCTATCCCTAGAGATAAACCCATCCTCCTATTTGACGGCGTTTGCAATCTATGCAATGGCTTCGTCCAGTTTTTAATCAAAAGAGATCCCAACGGCCAATTTCGCTTTACGGCGCTCCAATCGGAGGTCGGCCAGCAGTTGCTCAAGGAGGCAGGAATGGCACACAATGAGCTAAGCACCGTTGTATTGTATAATAATGGACAATTCTACACCCATTCGGACGTTCCCTTGGAAGTAAGCTGGCTTTTAGGTAGCTTTTGGCGTATTTTTTATATTTTTAAATGGATTCCAGTCTCTTTCCGAAATGCGATTTATACCTGGATAGCAAGTAACAGGTATCGGTGGTTTGGACAAAAGGCGTCCTGTATGATCCCTACGCCAGCTTTAAAAAAACGTTTTTTATAA
- a CDS encoding MBL fold metallo-hydrolase, translating into MTTRRTFLKQSSLLAGTAMLPMQNLMAQILGIDAGEMKTLRNNVGIYTERGGTIGWMIDKEGIIVIDTQFPEQATNFIGQVKEKTDRKIDLLINTHHHGDHSGGNIAFKGLVTQVVAHTNSKIHQERVAKERGNEDQQLYPDTTYDTEWTKKIGGEIVKMHYFGAGHTGGDSLIHLENANIVHMGDLLFNRLIPNIDAGAGASIISWIKLLKKAQKTFDKDTLFICGHAGEGYEVTGNLATLKAKEIYLKTLMKYVKKEKKKGTTLEQLKAKPGLIPGAPDWTGDRFKNVNLEVAWNELGA; encoded by the coding sequence ATGACAACAAGAAGAACCTTCCTTAAACAAAGTAGTCTACTGGCCGGAACGGCTATGCTTCCCATGCAAAACCTGATGGCTCAAATCTTAGGAATTGATGCTGGCGAGATGAAAACCCTCCGCAATAATGTAGGCATTTACACCGAAAGAGGGGGAACCATCGGGTGGATGATCGACAAAGAAGGGATCATCGTCATCGATACGCAGTTTCCAGAGCAAGCCACCAATTTTATTGGCCAGGTAAAGGAAAAAACGGATCGCAAGATCGATCTACTGATCAATACCCACCATCATGGAGATCATTCGGGTGGTAATATTGCCTTTAAAGGCCTGGTCACACAGGTAGTGGCCCACACCAATTCCAAAATCCACCAGGAAAGAGTCGCAAAAGAAAGAGGCAATGAGGATCAGCAGTTATATCCCGATACCACCTACGATACGGAATGGACCAAAAAAATTGGTGGCGAGATCGTGAAAATGCACTACTTCGGGGCAGGCCATACCGGTGGCGATTCGCTGATCCACCTGGAAAATGCGAATATTGTACATATGGGCGACCTGCTGTTCAATCGCCTGATTCCCAATATTGACGCAGGAGCTGGAGCGTCCATTATAAGCTGGATAAAGCTCTTGAAAAAGGCACAAAAGACCTTTGATAAAGACACCCTATTCATTTGCGGACATGCTGGCGAAGGCTATGAGGTCACTGGCAATCTGGCCACCTTAAAAGCCAAAGAGATCTACCTCAAAACCTTAATGAAATACGTCAAGAAAGAAAAGAAAAAAGGGACTACCCTCGAACAACTCAAGGCAAAACCGGGCCTCATCCCTGGTGCCCCCGATTGGACAGGCGACCGCTTCAAAAATGTCAACCTCGAAGTGGCTTGGAATGAATTAGGCGCTTAG
- the asnS gene encoding asparagine--tRNA ligase, with protein MSKRTEIAQLIAEPKIGEQVTVMGWVRAFRSNRFIALNDGTCMKNIQVVVDFENMEEGLLKKINFHACIKVVGQLLESQGAGQSVEIIAESIEVLGECNPEEYQLQPKRQTMEFLRERAHLRMRTNTFSAVFRIRHAVAYAIHKYFHDRGYYYLHSPIITGSDAEGAGEMFQVTTLNLNNPPKTEDGKIDFKEDFFGKATNLTVSGQLQAEIGALALGKVYTFGPTFRAENSNTTRHLAEFWMIEPEIAFYDIFDDMDLAEDFVKYLINYVLENYPDDLAFLDERIQQEEKNLPQEKRRPMGLIEMLRFVVDNDFERITYTEAIDIIRNSKPFKKGRFEFEPTWGADLQAEHERYLVEQKFKKPVIVRDYPKDIKAFYMRMNDDGKTVAAMDVLFPFIGEVIGGSQREERLSVLQGRMADMHIPEEELSWYLDLRKFGGAPHAGFGLGFERIVLFITGMTNIRDVIPFPRTPKNAEF; from the coding sequence ATGAGCAAGCGTACAGAAATTGCTCAGCTGATCGCTGAGCCAAAGATTGGCGAGCAAGTTACCGTCATGGGATGGGTTAGGGCATTTAGATCTAATCGCTTCATTGCCCTCAACGACGGCACTTGTATGAAAAACATACAGGTCGTGGTTGACTTCGAGAACATGGAAGAAGGGTTGCTGAAAAAAATCAATTTTCACGCTTGCATCAAAGTCGTTGGCCAATTACTCGAATCTCAGGGTGCAGGACAGTCCGTCGAAATAATTGCAGAAAGCATTGAAGTGCTGGGTGAATGCAACCCGGAAGAGTACCAATTGCAGCCCAAACGGCAGACCATGGAGTTTTTGCGGGAACGAGCGCACCTACGAATGCGCACCAATACCTTCAGTGCGGTCTTCCGCATCCGCCATGCAGTGGCCTATGCCATCCATAAATATTTTCACGACCGCGGCTACTATTATTTACATTCTCCTATCATTACAGGTAGTGATGCTGAGGGTGCTGGCGAGATGTTTCAGGTGACCACCTTGAACCTCAATAACCCGCCAAAGACGGAGGATGGAAAGATTGATTTCAAGGAAGACTTTTTTGGCAAAGCCACCAACCTGACCGTTTCAGGCCAATTACAGGCCGAAATAGGTGCACTAGCTTTGGGCAAGGTCTACACCTTTGGCCCTACCTTTCGGGCAGAAAACTCCAATACTACCCGGCACCTGGCGGAGTTTTGGATGATCGAACCCGAGATTGCCTTTTACGATATCTTTGATGATATGGATTTGGCAGAGGATTTTGTCAAATACCTCATCAATTACGTTTTGGAAAATTACCCAGACGATCTGGCCTTTTTGGATGAACGCATTCAACAGGAAGAGAAAAACTTGCCCCAGGAAAAACGACGTCCGATGGGCTTAATAGAGATGTTGCGTTTTGTGGTGGACAACGATTTTGAACGAATTACTTATACGGAAGCTATAGATATTATTCGCAATTCCAAACCCTTCAAAAAAGGTCGCTTTGAATTTGAACCTACCTGGGGAGCTGATCTGCAGGCCGAGCACGAGCGTTACCTGGTAGAGCAAAAGTTCAAAAAGCCCGTTATCGTCCGGGATTATCCAAAGGACATCAAGGCCTTTTATATGCGCATGAATGACGATGGTAAAACCGTCGCGGCTATGGATGTCCTCTTCCCTTTTATCGGGGAAGTCATTGGTGGTTCCCAGCGAGAAGAGCGGCTCAGTGTCTTACAAGGGCGAATGGCCGACATGCATATCCCTGAGGAGGAGCTTTCTTGGTACCTCGATTTGAGAAAATTTGGCGGCGCCCCTCACGCCGGTTTCGGCCTTGGATTTGAACGAATAGTCCTATTCATCACAGGTATGACCAATATCAGAGACGTGATTCCTTTTCCGCGTACGCCTAAGAATGCGGAGTTTTAA
- a CDS encoding DUF4258 domain-containing protein yields the protein MIEFRISKHAKEQMEEREITEDMVKDIIKNPDQEFPQGDEKHIYQSIKEFKTDKKSYLVRVFVNIVKIPWLVITVYKTSRIKKYWKNEDKI from the coding sequence ATGATAGAATTTAGAATATCCAAACATGCAAAGGAGCAAATGGAGGAAAGGGAAATAACAGAAGATATGGTTAAGGATATTATAAAAAACCCCGATCAGGAGTTTCCTCAAGGGGATGAAAAACATATCTACCAATCTATAAAGGAATTTAAAACAGATAAAAAAAGTTACCTTGTAAGGGTGTTTGTTAATATTGTTAAAATTCCGTGGCTGGTGATTACAGTTTACAAAACAAGTAGGATAAAAAAATATTGGAAAAATGAAGATAAAATATGA
- a CDS encoding DUF2283 domain-containing protein: protein MKIKYDKEVDVLVIRLSDEKIEESDELREGIILDFDKSGNVVKIEILDASKKGNALTKIEYELVTA from the coding sequence ATGAAGATAAAATATGATAAAGAAGTAGATGTGTTAGTCATAAGATTATCAGATGAAAAAATTGAGGAAAGCGACGAACTTAGGGAGGGCATCATATTGGATTTTGATAAAAGTGGAAACGTGGTAAAAATCGAAATTTTGGACGCTTCTAAAAAGGGCAATGCTTTAACCAAAATTGAATATGAATTAGTGACTGCATAG